From Methanococcus maripaludis, the proteins below share one genomic window:
- the pstK gene encoding L-seryl-tRNA(Sec) kinase, whose product MLIILTGLPSVGKSTFSKAISKKMAEKNIDNIILGTDLIRESFPVWKESYEEFIRDSNNYLIKKALESNFNVIVDDTNYYNSKRRDLMNIAKECNVNYVTIYLKAPLNLLLKRNIERGQKIPNEVITNMYEKFDTPGTKYAWDLPDITVDTTEKIDHEKILSQILEINENKNLKIEEDNIPKLKTIESNLVKIDSLTRNIVGNLIKSEKIDKKDIKLVSELRKSFLKTFKKIESENLDFEKIEKDFLDYLKENLK is encoded by the coding sequence ATGCTAATAATCCTGACTGGACTTCCCTCAGTTGGAAAATCGACATTTTCAAAAGCAATTTCAAAAAAGATGGCTGAAAAAAATATCGATAACATCATACTTGGAACAGATTTAATTAGAGAAAGTTTTCCGGTTTGGAAAGAATCTTATGAAGAATTTATAAGGGATTCTAACAACTATTTAATAAAAAAAGCACTTGAAAGCAATTTTAATGTTATTGTGGATGATACAAATTATTATAATTCAAAAAGACGCGATTTAATGAATATTGCAAAAGAATGTAACGTTAATTACGTTACAATATATCTTAAAGCGCCTTTGAACTTACTTTTGAAGCGAAATATTGAAAGAGGGCAAAAAATCCCAAATGAAGTTATAACAAATATGTACGAAAAGTTCGATACCCCTGGAACCAAATATGCATGGGATTTACCAGATATTACTGTAGATACAACTGAAAAAATCGATCATGAGAAAATTTTAAGTCAAATTTTAGAAATAAACGAAAATAAAAATTTAAAAATTGAAGAAGATAATATTCCAAAATTAAAAACTATTGAAAGCAATTTAGTGAAAATAGATTCTTTAACAAGAAATATTGTTGGAAATTTGATAAAATCCGAAAAAATCGATAAAAAAGATATAAAATTAGTTTCTGAATTAAGAAAATCGTTTTTAAAAACATTTAAGAAAATTGAATCTGAAAATTTAGATTTTGAAAAAATTGAAAAAGATTTTTTAGATTATTTAAAAGAAAATTTAAAATAA
- a CDS encoding bifunctional NADP phosphatase/NAD kinase, with amino-acid sequence MDMLEMALNIAKDIEKSVKPLIGWEKSNEVVKIGADGTPTKRIDLIAENVAINSIEKVCSAILISEEIGFKKIGKNKPEYVIVLDPVDGTYNSLKDIPFYSAAVAIGRIDKFTDNLEELINNLKMKDLEVGVVRNIATGDTYYAEKGKGAHFLRKGEKKSISISNSSNLKDSSIGLFAHDISIDTLKFIKDRRFRRIRLFGSIALEMCYVAKGALDAFINVNETTRLCDIAAGYVIIKEAGGIVTDKNGQEVNLDLDVNSKVSVICSNEMLHKKLVGIFGNRWRIKPTNFGIISRIDNEESIEVADNVIKYLDSKGIKYELDSSTYDALKNRLTKKCDIISNIEEISHMISIGGDGTVLRASKMIEGNEIPMICINMGTVGFLTEFNKDEIFSAIDSIICGNYKVEKRTKLMGFAKLSDGKQHILSDSLNEVVITTKNPAKMMHFEVYIDGSLVEDVRADGIIVSTPNGSTAYSLSSGGPIIEPTVEGFVIVPICPFKLSSRPLVVNANSEIKIKLLKKSTYVVIDGNTEFEAKKGDEIILRKSESNAYFVKGDNFYNKLKKLSLM; translated from the coding sequence ATGGACATGTTGGAAATGGCTTTAAATATTGCCAAAGACATCGAAAAAAGTGTTAAACCTTTAATTGGATGGGAAAAATCTAACGAAGTCGTCAAAATCGGAGCAGACGGTACTCCGACAAAAAGAATCGATTTGATCGCGGAAAACGTTGCTATAAACTCGATAGAAAAGGTTTGTTCAGCAATTTTAATAAGTGAAGAGATAGGATTTAAGAAAATAGGTAAGAATAAGCCCGAATACGTTATAGTCCTCGATCCAGTCGATGGAACTTACAATTCATTAAAAGACATTCCTTTTTATTCTGCAGCAGTTGCAATCGGCAGAATTGATAAATTTACAGATAATCTCGAAGAACTGATAAATAACCTTAAAATGAAAGACCTTGAGGTAGGGGTTGTTCGAAATATTGCGACAGGGGATACTTATTATGCTGAAAAAGGAAAAGGCGCTCATTTTTTAAGAAAAGGCGAAAAAAAATCAATTTCAATTTCAAATTCGTCAAATTTAAAAGATTCTTCGATAGGACTTTTTGCACACGATATCTCAATAGATACTCTTAAATTTATAAAAGATAGGCGATTCAGAAGAATCAGGCTTTTTGGATCGATTGCTCTTGAAATGTGTTATGTTGCAAAAGGTGCACTCGATGCATTTATCAACGTAAATGAAACCACCCGGCTTTGTGATATTGCCGCAGGATATGTCATAATCAAAGAAGCTGGCGGAATTGTAACTGATAAAAACGGTCAAGAAGTAAATCTAGATCTCGATGTCAATTCAAAGGTCTCAGTTATATGTTCAAATGAAATGCTTCACAAAAAGCTTGTTGGAATATTTGGAAACCGCTGGAGAATTAAGCCGACCAACTTTGGAATAATTTCAAGAATTGATAATGAAGAATCGATAGAAGTTGCAGATAATGTAATAAAATATTTAGATTCAAAAGGGATTAAATACGAACTCGATAGCAGTACTTACGATGCATTAAAAAACCGCTTAACTAAAAAATGTGATATTATCTCAAATATTGAGGAAATATCCCACATGATATCTATCGGTGGGGATGGAACAGTACTTAGAGCATCAAAAATGATTGAAGGAAATGAAATACCAATGATCTGCATAAATATGGGAACTGTTGGATTTTTGACCGAATTTAACAAAGATGAAATATTTTCTGCAATCGATTCTATAATTTGTGGAAACTATAAAGTCGAGAAAAGAACAAAACTTATGGGATTTGCAAAGCTTTCTGACGGAAAACAGCATATATTAAGCGATTCTTTAAATGAAGTTGTGATTACGACTAAAAATCCTGCAAAAATGATGCATTTTGAAGTATATATCGATGGAAGTCTTGTAGAAGATGTTAGGGCTGATGGAATAATTGTTTCAACTCCAAATGGATCTACAGCATATTCTTTAAGTTCTGGCGGTCCGATAATTGAGCCAACTGTCGAAGGATTTGTAATTGTTCCAATATGTCCGTTTAAACTTTCATCTCGGCCATTGGTGGTCAATGCAAATTCAGAAATAAAAATAAAACTTCTGAAAAAATCTACGTATGTTGTAATTGATGGGAATACTGAATTTGAAGCAAAAAAAGGTGACGAGATAATTTTAAGAAAGTCTGAATCAAATGCGTACTTTGTAAAAGGAGATAATTTTTACAACAAGCTGAAAAAATTAAGTTTAATGTAA